In the Lampris incognitus isolate fLamInc1 chromosome 11, fLamInc1.hap2, whole genome shotgun sequence genome, one interval contains:
- the pdcl3 gene encoding phosducin-like protein 3: MQDPNEDTEWNDILRKKGILPPKEVPKEDEEEELAFQQQSVVKTYESMTLDELDENEDEFNEEDEAAVEMYRQKRLAEWKAAQIKNVFGEVAEISGQDYVNEVTKAGDGIWVVLHLYKQGIPLCTLINQHLSKLARKFPQAKFLKSISTTCIANYPDRNLPTIFVYFEGEMKAQFIGPLVFGGMNLKVEELEWRLAESGAVKTDLEENPRKQVEDKLMTSIRSSIPTWKDIDSEEEDY; this comes from the exons ATGCAG GATCCAAATGAAGACACAGAGTGGAATGATATCCTGAGGAAGAAGGGGATTCTTCCTCCCAAAGAGGTCccgaaagaggatgaagaggaggagctgGCCTTCCAGCAACAGTCTGTTG TAAAAACATACGAGAGTATGACACTGGATGAGTTGGATGAGAATGAAGATGAGTTCAATGAAGAGGATGAGGCTGCCGTTGAAATGTACAG GCAGAAACGGCTGGCAGAGTGGAAAGCAGCTCAGATCAAGAATGTGTTTGGAGAAGTGGCAGAAATATCGGGGCAGGACTATGTCAATGAAGTCACCAAGGCCGGAGATGGCATTTGGGTGGTGCTGCACCTCTACAAACAGGG CATTCCACTGTGCACCCTAATCAACCAGCATCTGAGTAAGCTGGCCAGGAAGTTCCCTCAGGCCAAGTTCCTAAAGTCAATCTCCACCACCTGCATCGCCAACTACCCTGACCGCAACCTACCCACCATCTTCGTCTACTTCGAGGGCGAGATGAAGGCTCAGTTCATTGGCCCTCTGGTCTTTGGGGGCATGAACCTCAAAGTTGAAG AACTGGAGTGGAGGTTAGCAGAGTCCGGCGCTGTAAAGACAGACCTTGAGGAAAACCCCAGGAAGCAGGTCGAGGACAAGCTGATGACATCGATCAGATCATCAATTCCCACATGGAAAGACATTGACTCAGAGGAGGAGGACTATTAA
- the nms gene encoding neuromedin-S has protein sequence MLLKSRTRWIGSHTELLLTRRRVDQEEKSQWKLEMTTPTARQLCLLHLFWCLGCWSASAESYARPSNQWENGISIRKLPGVQRSDDMGNMVWADQNEGQVQNIFKRFLFHYSKGHNSIGTVQHESHSVHPLMRLFPKLSQRRKKLVLLKIRALPVAML, from the exons ATGCTTTTAAAGTCTCGCACGCGCTGGATCGGCTCTCACACTGAGTTACTGTTGACCCGTAGACGCGTCGACCAAGAGGAGAAGAGTCAGTGGAAATTAGAGATGACAACACCGACCGCGCGGCAGCTGTGTCTGTTGCATTTGTTCTGGTGCCTCGGATGCTGGAGCGCATCAGCAG AGTCCTACGCCAGACCATCCAATCAATGGGAAAACGGGATATCTATAAGAAAG CTTCCAGGGGTCCAGAGGAGTGATGACATGGGAAATATGGTGTGGGCAGACCAGAATGAG GGGCAAGTTCAGAACATATTCAAAAGA ttcctgtttcattattCTAAAGGACACAACTCCATAGGCACTGTACAGCATGAG TCTCACTCGGTGCACCCCCTGATGCGGCTGTTCCCCAAACTTTCCCAGAGGAGGAAGAAGCTGGTACTCTTG AAGATCCGGGCCCTTCCAGTGGCGAtgttgtaa